In Haliotis asinina isolate JCU_RB_2024 chromosome 15, JCU_Hal_asi_v2, whole genome shotgun sequence, the sequence ATCCTATCTCCTACCAGTGGGATACAGTTTCCACCAGTGTTGCCGTAACACAGTTATATATAGACAGTAGGGCGTGCACCAATTCATCCAAACCTCAATTCGATTTTCGATATTGGACCCTTGCTTCgattcttcatacaagtaaaatTGTCAGATTTCTTAACTCTCAGACTCAGCTTTCTTGTCCTGAAATCCATTGTGAACTTGGCGATGTCTACTAACAAGTTGTAGTAAAACCTTTGTTCTGGCTGTGTGGAGATCATTTAAATCGGTATTCAAACATCAAATCGAAATAGTGATCAtggttattgaaaactgaaactaaGGTGTCAATTTTTGATTAATCGGATAAAGCAGCTACAGCCCTAATTAACAGCACCTTGTAGTCTGGTTAGATGCTAGTCTATCTGGGGACTTGGAGACATTACTTGACCATCATGTCAAGATTAATCTTAAAAGAGCTGATGTCATTCACTTCCACTTTCAAGTAAGCCCTTGACTGTAATCAAGTTACAGACTGTGTAGGGAAGTTCTGGGAAGAAGCACGAAACAAAATGGGTTAATATCATGCTCTGCAAGTTACACATAGCATGATCTTAGGACATACATGTCCTCTCTCCATTTCCATTTGCACTGAAGTAGTTTAGCACTGTAGAAGTATGATTGCCATgtggggacaccacaaatgggcttcccaTATTGTACAAatgcagggaatcaaacccaggtctggcatgatgagcaaatgctttgacCACAGAGTTACCTCTCAGTTTCCCCTTGCCAATGACTTGTACATATACGAGACAACTATGCAAACACCCTCTCTCATATATTCAAAAAGAATCGCTAAAGATGCAGGTTAGAATcatcttctgtaacccatgcttgtcataagatgcaAATAATGGGATTGGatagtcagacttgctgactttgttgacacatcatcctatcccaattatgtagatatgctgttgatcactggactgtctggttgaGACTTTATTATGTAGACTGCCCCATACACTTgggacattgctgagtgtggtaccCACTCACACATATTCACAAACTACCAAGAAGTCCATTGTGTTTATGGTTTATTGccatatattttgaaaggtaCACTTTGAAAGTGAGTTGCATGTtctgcattcatttacaacattTGATATATACTGAAAACAATGTTTGTTTCCTTACAAAAACAATTCATATTTCTGAGACATTCACAAAGCACAGAACATTTGGAATTTTATATTGGAGAAAAAGGCATTTGTATAATATAGAAATAAGCAGAGGTAGATTATATTGGGATTGCTACAAGGCTCTTGAGTTCCATCGTGAAACATTCAGTCGGTGTACCCTGTGCGAGGAGACATTTGATTTAACCGTGACGTACTAATTGGAACTTACATCAAGCACTGACTGAATCTGGCCTTCATAACAAAACCTGTACCACTTCCATTTGACCAATTGGATCTCTATAATGCTCATGATCAGAACAGAATATTATTTGTGATCAACACAAAAACAACGAACAGTTAGTCAGAAGAAACAGACTGCAAAATATATGCAATGTCGCATAGAATGGgaaagtttatatatatatatgtatatatatatatatatttatatatatcgtCAAATTTCAAGAGTGAAATTTAACATTTTGCATAACATGGAAGAATAGCTTAAACAGTGAAAACTTTGTGTAGTCGTAACTGTATTCAACTTAAATAAAGAAGACGTACATATACTTTATCCTACTTCAAAATGATGTGAAACGTTTAGTTATATTGCTAGTTCATAAAAGACATTAGTAGGTGAGGAGAGAGATTATACAGCAGAAAAGACCCTTGAGACGTTTTGCTCTAATTCCAAGTCTGATTCAAGAAATAGGTTCTTGAAAAAACAATTCATAGCCACAATTTTAAAAGTCGAAAACGTCCGTCCTATAGAAACTACCTCAATATAAAAATGCTCAACAATAATTAGTCTTGTAAGTTTATCttgaatgaaataaatgaataagaCAAAACAATTTGATTCACGACATTAAAGAAACCCAACATAATGTTGTCCACCCAATaaaatttttatatatacatttttttgtATTTAAGATAAAAATTCAGAATAAAAAAGACCAGAATATTAacctgaaatgaaatgaatttctTTGCTATCTTTTGTACTGAGGTATTGATTGCAAAAATACAAGAAACAGTGAAGACAATTCAACAAATATATCTTCAAAGCTGTAACGCAAAAAGTGCACTGCTGTATATGTAGCATGAAGATGCTGATGAATTATGCAAAAAGCTTGgaaaagaaagagaaaaagtaTTTAACATTCCTGAATATGCCATGACTTTGAAAGAATTAAGGAAAATAAACTGTACATGACTTATTTGAAAGGTAAACCAATGACAGTGATTACATCTCTGAACATTAAGGCAAATATGGTCTGACCCATGGTCTCAATGCTAAAATGTCTTTTCTTTAAACAATGTTAGATAGTTTAAGGTATGAGCTAGGACTGATTGCTGTCAAGAGAAATGCAAATCTGTTTGCCACAGAAGACACTTAAAGATGAGCAGGGTTTCCACAACCATAATTGAGTATGAATTCCACTGAAATATTCAACCAATGAAATTGATAGGTTTCCATAACTTGCTGATAGAATGAAACTTACATTTCAAATGATCATAACTCTAGTATTACTGAACGAGTCAGAAAGTCTTGACACAAAATTCACCTTGTATTTGTGAGTATGTTATTTCATTTCTTGAGTTGTCAGCTGCGTAGGTAACATTTGCTCAGACaagtattatgtattattattgagAGTGCTGGAACATGTCATCACTGAGAGATGACAAAATTAAAATAGATGGGAATTATTATGTTTATTTCAATTGCGCATATGCATAACAAAAAGTGTTATAAATCTGAATTATTTCAATAACCTTCCTTGAGCATGTGATGAATTGTCAAAATACTACAGGTAGGAAAATACTATGAGATTTATACACTTGTTATTAGTCTTGCATACATTGACTATCTGAAAACTGGCCGAGAAATATCGTGTGCGAcaatttacaaaaacaaaaattgaGCGACAAAGCATTTTTTTACAGCACCAATGCAAGCAGACAAGATACACCCATTCCTTGCCCAGGAAAGTAGTCCAGTCTCACACAAAGTCTCCCAATTCTGTTCTCTCCTTGCAAAGTTCAAGGTATTCACAAACAGTGTGGGTGTGGCTTAGAATAGATCTGTCTCATTGACAGAGTAGTAGAGTCACAGTTTGTCCCTGAATTGCCTCAGTCCATCCAATGATGTATTTCTCCTTCATATAAACTTGACATCTGTCTGCAAGCTATCTACGGCCAAGCACAAGCTTTATGTACAGCTTCGCACACAATACGTTGAGGTAATGAGTTTTGATAGATTCAGAGCTGATAGAGGAGAGAAAAAGATTTGTGGCTATGTACAAATTCTATAGTTTTTATGCTAGAGtttgcacatttgtcttttcccaCAACACTTGTTCTTGTTTCCATTGAAGAGTTGGTGACAGAGGCGTCACTTGCCAGTTGCTGGACAGTTATTCTGAGTGGTTCCCGGCCATGTCCGTTGCATCGGCTCGGCATATAGGGCAGGTTCGGTTGGTCTGGAAATAACAACAGTTTGTACAGTGTTATTcatgtaaataaggatttatcaAATTAGATGTTAACATACTGAAAGGCAGGTGACTGTGTAttatttattcaacattttgtaACATGAGACAATAGTGTGATTTTCCCCCCAACTAATGGCTGAGCAGTAATGAGCAGTAACCTATGACATCACGAGATGATACAGAGAAGGTGCTACAAGATACGAACTTTATACCATTTCTGTTTAACAATTTAATAACTAGGTGTTAAACCTGCAAAAGTGAATTTGTAAATCTTTCACAAGTTAATTTAAATGGAATTTCACAGACGTGAATTTAGTTTTCTGTTAAATACTCTGCGACATAATTTGATAGAAACTGTCAATAGTGTGATGACAATCAGCTTTCTGCAAGTCGAGCAAGGTCTAAAccattgtgacagaggtattcAATGTCTCAAGTTCTCTTGGTAGACTCACCTTGAgccatttgtcaacacattttGTGTGGAACTCATGGCCACACGGAAGCACTCTCAGCAGCTGGCGACTCTCGAAGTCACACATGCACACCACACACGATGTCTGGTCCAAGTCGGAGCGAGGTGTCTCACTGTTAAAGTAGTATGCTGGTAGCTGTTTGATGTCAGCCTTAGAAAGACCTCGCGGTTTGGCCTCTCCCAGTCGTTCCGCTAAACTCAACAGGGCCTGCAGGATATAgtatacaaataaataaaagaaacacATATCTGGGTATCTGCACCTAGGgttcagatatacatgtatctgataCTTGAGACCAAGAAGGGGCTCTCCTCAATCCTTCAAACACAACTATCCACACTGTAGCACATGTTTATCCAAgaacttgtttctttgactggcattctagaagttgggtagatgaaggatgaggactatttaTATGGAAAAGGAACTTCCTAATTCTGTATAGGCGTCACTTCCTTAGCAACGACAATAAAATCAATGTTGAAACATCGCTTATACAGAATAAGGAAGTTGTAGTCCAtaaaaatagtcctcatcctttAAGAATTTCTTTACACCTCGAAATGGGGTGTTACATTTTACTGCTTGATAACAATGAATTGCAATTGAAGGGCAGTCAATTCACACAGCACACAGCGTGTTGTGATCATCAGCAAGcgaagaaacaaaatatacacgtACACCTACCTCGTAGTTTTCCTCCGTTGCCTCATCTGGGGGATCTCGACCATAAGGAGGCACAGGCGGATTACCCAACATGGCTCTAGAGAAGAGAAAATATTAGTCAACCAAAGACATATAAGTAATGACACTCATAATCAAGACAGTGAATTGATAACTGATAACTAAAGTGACTACAGGCAATAGATAGACACAAGCCTATTCATCACACTAAAATCCACTGAAATGATGCACAATACTGAATGTTAAAACTACAGAGTTGAACAAAAGAGTAAGATAAAATGGCTTACAGGAAGTGAAGGAGGAATCCTGGgtatggaggtggtggtggtggtagtgatcCACGTAACCGACTACGTCCTGCAGCTCTCCTTGCGTAATAGCGCTGATATGGACCCTGCAAGtaacacattttattaaaaCTTTTCACATAAAAGACTAGAAATTATTCTATCAATTAAAATGTAATAGCTGAGTTGAGCAGAGTTCCACAACGGCAATATTTCGGTAACGAGATAAATTCTTCATTCATGAGAATTTTATGTTCAAAGTTTAtgttaaaaaaaccccacatatacaatgcaatacatttttttcagtttgaagtTGAAGATAGACTTTGAAATTTAAGATGATTACAAAAcctatttgtgaaaaaaaacccccaaaaacccaaaagaacaaaacaaaaaaaaaccccaacattcCTTTCAAATAATCTTAAAATACCAATCAGCTTTTCTCTTACCATGTATATATCATGCGGTGTTGGGTGCACAACTGGCTCTTGTAAAATGACTGGAGGGGAGGGGTTCAGTGTTGCCCCAGGGTGAATACTAGTGGGGATGGGGTAATGTGGCCGGTGTTCTGCAATAATTTGCACATCTTCATCCTGAAACAAAGACGTCAAGTTTAATTTAAAGTCTATCATATATTCTGAATCAATGAGAAAATTTGGtctgatttattattatttaaatcaGCATTTGTTTTCACCTACCCGCATCTGAGGTTGAGGGACATGTGGAAACTGTGCATGTCCAGTGTGCGTCAAGCCATGGTGGTGTGGCATCGGATGGTGAGGGGGCGGGTGATGTGTATGGTGCAGTATCGGTGGTATTGTATGTGGAACCGGCATCTGCTGCAGACTGCACGCTGGAATGTGCTGCATGCTGCATGACGGCAGCTGCACTGTGCATGCAGGAATGGACCATGTTGGCTGCGTGTTGCACATCTGCATGTGTGCGGCACTGCACACGGGCATGTGATGTGGACCGGTGCACACAGGTATGGCATATGGCGTCATGGTAACAGGTGCAGACACTTGAACCTGTGGTGCAAAAGATGAATATATGAAGAGATGTGGTTGAGAATTGATGATCAAGAAACATTAGATCAACAAGTTCTCATTAATAGCTAATGCCCGCCTGCTAATTTGCACATGAATAATGCATACCTTAATTCATACACTGACACAAGGTTAGGTGATACAACGAGTTGGACATAGGCATCTCATTTCATACTATTGTTATCAATTTCCGGAAACATTCATAGAGACAAGCAGAAAATTGAATCTATGAATAATATatgagagttttcaaaattacaGCGGTTAGCTTATTTCACCAACAATAATATCTTTGAAAGGTTGTGACCTTTTAACCTATCACAAATGAAGCATCATGATGAAGGTTGATAAAGCGTACCTGATCTACATCAATGACAACAGGATGCTGGGGGGACTGGCCAGGCAGGACGGCCGCAGGATGGAGTTGTCTCCCTGTCAACACAGGGGGTTGGAAGGCGCGACGTTCAGGAGATTCGGACTGTCGCAATGTGTTGCGTTCACGAGCTGTCCTCCTTCTAGTCCCAGGGCTGCAACATAAGGgagtattgtaaagctaatgcCATGTTAATACCAATAAAATTATCACCtgatgcaaacatacatcagtcTAACAAAAATTCTTTGTTCAAGTGAATATCCTACACTGATGACTGAAAACCTGGTAAATGCACTGTATAGTAGTTTGTGCAAGAGAGTGAGTGCAGCTAACATTCACCTGTTTCAAACATGGCGACTGCAATACAGAAAAGATGAAATACATTCTGAAATATTCTGTTCATAAATAACTAACAATTCCCAACATGTGACTGCATTATCATGGACGGCCTTATATATGAAGAAAAACACGCGTATCACAAACACGGCCAGCTGTGACACACTTCAGTCACACATGTTCCAAAGTAAACACTGGGACAAACTCGTCAATGAATACCTGGAAAATTTCGACACTAATCCATTCTGATATTCCATCAGTATTCTCCTAGCTGTAATGGCCACATCCCTGCTGAATTTACGCTGCAGTCGCTTTGAATCCAGCTGAATATTTGTGGTTCTTGCAAGGTCTCTTAAGTGAGAGGCCAGCATGGGAGTTACTTCCCCTACATCAACTTGTCTCAGCAAGATCAATGCAGAGTCCTccaactgtttttgttttgacacCAGCTTCTGAACAAAGTTGGTGAGAGTGGATCTCAATACACATTCAACTGGCTGGCCCAATATGCGAGAAATGATCTCCAGCTTCTGCTGAACTTTCTGCATCTTCCTGTCCACACATATTCTGACGTACAACCAGAGGTACAACTCAAACATATACTGGGAGTGAAGCTCTTGATAAAACTGCATCAAGTTATGCTGCGAACACAGTTGGTAGAGATGTTCGAACACCATatcatccaccaatccatccaCACTGATCAGACCAAAATCCCTCAGATGCCTATCGAATGATGAATCCCTTTGTCCATACAGAGGTATCCCACCTTCAGCACGAACTGGGCGACAAGACTCCATGATACCAGCCATTGCTGGCCGGGTAGGGACAATGGGACTAGAAGCTTGCCTCTCGTTTAATTCAAACAGTGGATACAACAGAATCCCCGAAAAGACACAATGGGAAGGACAATAGTCTATTTGTGGCCAGCTCACACTGTGTGCAAGTGTAAGCAAGTCATGCGAATCCGTTGATGAGATGTTTCGACCCGTCAACGCTGTCACACTCCCTACACATTGTGTAGGTCGTCGCACCCTACTCACAGCATGTGCGGCATATTGCTCGGGGACCTCATACAATCCTTTATTTAGGGTGGTTTTCAAACTGTGAGCATAGCTCCATCCATCAATATAACATGTCTCCACACAGCCACAGCTGTGCTGCAAGTCCAGCAGATTACTTCCTCCTAAATCCTCCCTGGAGGACTCACAATGATCTCGGCCATTACAAACCCCATATTCAGCTGGTAATAATGAATATATCTTTTCAGCAACTTCTTGTAACCTTTCTTCAGACAGAATAGAACTGATGTTTGTCCTTGTTCTTTGGGATGATAAAATATCCCAAGCTATGTCAGAAACTTGATTGAAAGCTGTGGACCAAATCTGAGATTCGGTTGAACAGGCCCTATCAAACTCCATACGAGGGATATAGCACGCAGGCTCATTCAGGCCTGACCATACAGGTCTCCACAGAGGATCAGTGATATCTGAAGTAAAAGCTGTACTCAAATGGATTTAACTGCTGATGGAGGCATGGTACTCCCTGATTCACTAGCAATGATTCAGAAAGGGAACTTTCCCTCAACACCAGCTGAATCATAACGGCATCCCTTACCCAAAGAACACGTTTAATAATTCCTGACTAATAAGCCATTGACTCATTAGTAGAGAAAGCCTGCATGACTAAGTCCTCACTGTAGTTGACTGTAATGAACACAAACAGGCTGTGAGGAATAGTAACTAGCTGACAAGTCAAGTTTTCATCTACAACACTGTTTGGCAATTCCAAAGCATAAATTAACCCACACTGGTATTTATTCTGTGTTTGTAATTACAAAAATTACATGATCAGAAATGTCAATGCAATTTCCACTGTTGGCTACTTAGAAAAAGGTTGTTTATTTCAAAACCTTCAAAACCATTCATATACAAGTCTGTTGTGGTAGTCTCAGCATGCCTGTGCATGCAGCCAAAGAAAACATGAATACATATGTCACCTGTGACATCATGCCACAATGATTCAGCTCTACAAGTGACATCAGCACCTTTAAATGACATCACAAAGGACAATacactccctgatctttcaagagttctctccctttcccCAGCACAATAATAAGCTTAACAACACTCACTCAAGCATGCATGAAGCCATTAAACCAAGCATCCATTCAACCgaacaaaaatatttgaaaggatGTTTTTTCAAAGATCCTTTAAAATCTTCTGCGCAGTGACATTCAGTGGGCAGCTTCCATCAATCCAGAATAAAGTAACGTATGCTTGAATTTCCTCCAAACTACCCCCATTATATAGTGATCTGGCTACGTGCCAGATATGTGGTTTCAACATTGAATGGAAAAACGAGCTCAATGTTGAGGGATGTGATAAATATTAGCCAGGCCACATGAGACTATAATCATTCGATTTATCTAGCTTGCATAAGCAGGGAAACTTTAGCACGGCACAATGTGTGCGTCCAGGTGTCCTTCACCTTGATATTACAACAGGCTGTTGGGGCCCTACATGGCGGAGTCATTACCTGCATCGAAATATTCTTCACAATGGCCCAGCAAGCACTGACCTATCTTGACCTTTTAATCCAGTCTGATGGATTAACAAGGGCTGTCCATAAAGAGGGAAGTGTTCATGGTCTACCAGCTAAGCCTAACAAAAGTACTGGAAGACACTGAGGGAAACTCAAGTACTGAatactgaaaataattcattacttTAATTTATCAGACTAtgaaatgtttgacatttatCTAATCATACTCATAATTTAACCTACCAAACCATCAATCACTCTGACACTGCCTAATTTGCATAGAGCTAAGTAATGAATTTTGCAAAACACATGATGGAAGAAAAGTACATGAAATTGATTGCAATTGACAAAATAGCTGGCATCTTTCTCAAAGCTTAAACTGAGCCCAAATCAGCTTATTTGTTCTTATTTCAGCTTAGAAAAGGCATAAATATTTAATAGATTTTCTTCTGCTTCATGCAGCTAGCTAAGAAAGTTTTTGAGAGCTAGACTTTGGCTGAAACTCAAAATTTCCAGCATCTTGAAAACATCACCCGAGGAAATGCACAAATTATCAAAGCTGCAACCACAAGCTGAGCTGAGTGGAGAGAAAGCGGCCAACAGCTGAACACTAGTCAAGTACCTCATTATACCGTCACCATCTGTATAACAACAAATCAGCCTCAGTATAAGACCCTCCCTGCCAATGACCTTGCCCTTGAAGAATACAGCAAACCTCCATTATATGGATTCCTAGCCTTTCCATATTCTCCTTGATTGGGCGACTGGCAATCAGAGAAGGGCTTCACAGCTTGCAACACTAGTTAGCCGAGGCCTTTCTAGCTTGGTAGTGATGACTGTTGACTAACACATGACACATTATTTAGAACCATACAAATCTCTCTAAATTCTTCTGTTGTATGATGTTTATTTTATACAAATTTGTCATAAAGAGCAAGTTGGACATGAATCTTTCATAAAccagattatttttttttagttCATTAAATTTTACAGTCTAAATTCATAGAGCAGGACTTTCAATAATAAAGAACAAACTTTAAATTTGCCAGTCTGATCCTAAATTGTTCAGTTTCAAGAGATAGCTTTTATAAGTATGACATTTTTAACTATACAGGAGTAAGGTGGTATCCTGCTATGCTACCCTGATGAAATGATAAATATCCTACACAAAACTAATTCACAGAACAGTCAGGTGTAACCAAGGACCACATGTTCACTACGATCTCAAGACAGAACTTAAGTATAGTTCACTGGGACACCATGTCTCATGTCCTGCTGAACCAACATGGGCATCCAATTGTTTGCTTGGCATTCTAGGAGTTAAAAGGcgctgtcatccataaagttgtacaTTTCACTCTTGGACATCAAAGTTGAGTCCAAGCATTCAGTTTGGACAGACTCAAAAAATATCTGCCTGAATCTTGCAGGTTGTTACCATATAACAGatatggtttcttttgttaCATAGCACACTCTTCTCCTCTCTTGATAAGCAAAGGCCATATACTCTACCTGATGACCCCTAGCTAAACGGCAAGAACCCCTCCCAGTAACATTTCCCCTAAGTGTAGCTCATTAGGGAAATTAAGCTGAGGATCAAACTCGTATTGCCTTGTAGCTGAATTACAAGAACAAAGAAAGTGGATTTTGTTCCCACACAACCCACAGGGAGTAATTTTATATCCCGGTTAGCATATGTTACATCTTTAAGAGAAGCTgctatttcaataattttgtaaCTGTTTCATTTAAACAGAAATTCTGGGAAATAATCAATAAAACCTGTTATTTataatttctgacattttcctGAAGTAATCCCCACAACACAGTATCCCACAGCTGGGATGTTAATTCCAAACAGGGAATATTCACGGAGGAaaaaaatcaattgattttacCATATTCCAAACAATGACTGACTTGTGCAATTAAACATTCTTTATCACTAATCGATAATTGTTCTATTATGTAGAACTGTCCAAAGAGGGTATTTCTTTACATGTAAAGAAACTGTTGCCATGTAACATATTTCATCAGTATTATGTAGTGTTCATATttcattgaaataatttttgaacgaactgtttctgaacTTCTGTTAAACAGAGGGAACTTCACTCAATGAAATGGTTACAATTGGGACATTttgttcaaaaaaaaaaaaagatggcCGACAGAAAATAGGATTAGCTCCCTCAGCTTGGTGTCTTGGAAGGACTGTCTCAACTCAGAAAATTTGGTGTTGGTCATGAATTAATTCAACATGTCACAGCAAGGAGATGGATGGCCCAAACCAGCAAAGCCCATTGGCATACGAGTGGTTTCCCTTTTAACTTGCAGCCAATCAGAAGGGCCTGTGAATCACA encodes:
- the LOC137266179 gene encoding E3 ubiquitin-protein ligase RNF38-like isoform X9, with amino-acid sequence MQHSPQIYSGIITDDPTRKSESPSRKRRKTSGTIVDLTNSPSPPPSSQRDAILDAARSVRRRSSTQRRVPGERCTTPRARRSPGTRRRTARERNTLRQSESPERRAFQPPVLTGRQLHPAAVLPGQSPQHPVVIDVDQVQVSAPVTMTPYAIPVCTGPHHMPVCSAAHMQMCNTQPTWSIPACTVQLPSCSMQHIPACSLQQMPVPHTIPPILHHTHHPPPHHPMPHHHGLTHTGHAQFPHVPQPQMRDEDVQIIAEHRPHYPIPTSIHPGATLNPSPPVILQEPVVHPTPHDIYMGPYQRYYARRAAGRSRLRGSLPPPPPPYPGFLLHFLAMLGNPPVPPYGRDPPDEATEENYEALLSLAERLGEAKPRGLSKADIKQLPAYYFNSETPRSDLDQTSCVVCMCDFESRQLLRVLPCGHEFHTKCVDKWLKTNRTCPICRADATDMAGNHSE
- the LOC137266179 gene encoding E3 ubiquitin-protein ligase RNF38-like isoform X2: MPVAASQKDSQIVQYHQLLPKPPSCHAGHLTSNFVPSPENLCGAESVALMPEGASQLASLSAAVSGVGESQGHYISTHSPPILNLSPNLSPTEPQRTSPFYDLRESTRRRSIQDLHSNLSQQMQHSPQIYSGIITDDPTRKSESPSRKRRKTSGTIVDLTNSPSPPPSSQRDAILDAARSVRRRSSTQRRVPGERCTTPRARRSPGTRRRTARERNTLRQSESPERRAFQPPVLTGRQLHPAAVLPGQSPQHPVVIDVDQVQVSAPVTMTPYAIPVCTGPHHMPVCSAAHMQMCNTQPTWSIPACTVQLPSCSMQHIPACSLQQMPVPHTIPPILHHTHHPPPHHPMPHHHGLTHTGHAQFPHVPQPQMRDEDVQIIAEHRPHYPIPTSIHPGATLNPSPPVILQEPVVHPTPHDIYMGPYQRYYARRAAGRSRLRGSLPPPPPPYPGFLLHFLAMLGNPPVPPYGRDPPDEATEENYEVGALLSLAERLGEAKPRGLSKADIKQLPAYYFNSETPRSDLDQTSCVVCMCDFESRQLLRVLPCGHEFHTKCVDKWLKTNRTCPICRADATDMAGNHSE
- the LOC137266179 gene encoding E3 ubiquitin-protein ligase RNF38-like isoform X7; the protein is MEGLRYDCGLCLYLHSNLSQQMQHSPQIYSGIITDDPTRKSESPSRKRRKTSGTIVDLTNSPSPPPSSQRDAILDAARSVRRRSSTQRRVPGERCTTPRARRSPGTRRRTARERNTLRQSESPERRAFQPPVLTGRQLHPAAVLPGQSPQHPVVIDVDQVQVSAPVTMTPYAIPVCTGPHHMPVCSAAHMQMCNTQPTWSIPACTVQLPSCSMQHIPACSLQQMPVPHTIPPILHHTHHPPPHHPMPHHHGLTHTGHAQFPHVPQPQMRDEDVQIIAEHRPHYPIPTSIHPGATLNPSPPVILQEPVVHPTPHDIYMGPYQRYYARRAAGRSRLRGSLPPPPPPYPGFLLHFLAMLGNPPVPPYGRDPPDEATEENYEVGALLSLAERLGEAKPRGLSKADIKQLPAYYFNSETPRSDLDQTSCVVCMCDFESRQLLRVLPCGHEFHTKCVDKWLKTNRTCPICRADATDMAGNHSE